DNA from Hippoglossus hippoglossus isolate fHipHip1 chromosome 1, fHipHip1.pri, whole genome shotgun sequence:
AGAGTCCTACTCCTGCAGCCAACATGTTGCACTGTTCATAGAAATAGACCTGAAAAGAGTTTAATCACTCCAGGTGACACAAGAGCATTACTTATTCACGACCACTTTGATAGAAACTCATATTGCAAATTAATGAGTGGATCTTAAATGCTGCTTGAGGAGGCATTGAAGGTGATAGAAGTTTTTGACTTGTTGGATTTGTGATGATGATTCGGGATTATATGAAACAATAATATCCCTGCTCTGTACATATGATGGAAGGAAGGGATGGATGCACTAAAGTTGCACCACAGGGAAGAGAACTACGAATCCAACAGACTTACCCATGggcagaaagaagaagaaaggcaGCCAGCAGAGGATAAACATCCCCACAACGATGGCGAGCGTTTTGGCCGCTTTTTTCTCCCGGGAGAACTTCATCAGCCGCACCGACAGCGAACTTCTGAACGGGTGGTTCTTGCTGGACTTGGAGCTGGAAGGACGCGCGTCCTCCAGCGCGCTGCGGCAGTGGATGCGCAGCACCACCTCTATCGACTTGTTCCTCTCCCGCTTGACGCCCGCCTCCAGGCTCTTGGTAGTCCTGCGGGCTACCACGTACACCCTGAAGTACATGATGAGGATGACCAGGAGCGGCAGGTAGAAGGAGAAGAGCGAGGAGAAGAGCGCGTAACCGGGCTCCTCCGTGATCATGCAGATGCTGTCGTCCACCGGCGGCGGCTCCTTCCAGCCCAGGAGCGGCCCCACGGAGATGACGGTGGAGGACACCCACAGCAGGACGAGGACGGCCACAGCCTTCCTCTCTGTCATGATACTCGGGTACTTGAGGCAGTGTTTCACCCCGATGTACCGGTCTATGGAGATGACGCACAGGCTGAGGATGGACGCGGTGCAGCAGAGCACGTCCACCGCTGCCCAGATGTTGCAGAACACCCGGCCGAACACCCAGCAGCCCAGAACCTCGAGAGACGCAGAGAAGGGCAGCACGATGATGCTGAGCAGCAGGTCCGCCATGGCCAAGTTCACGATGAAGAAGTTGGTGACGGTCTGCAGGTGTTTATTGCACACCACAGAGAGGATGACCAAAATGTTCCCAATGATTGCCACCAAAATAAAAGCGGAGAGGAAGATCCCCACCCCGACCGCCCGGGAGTCCAGGGTGAAGTTCCTGCACGTCGAGATGCTGTCGTTTGGAAACACAAGGATAGATCCATTGGAGGCTTCTGCGAAATAGATCCCATAGTTGCTCTCGTTCCTCGGGTTAGAGTCTGACATGTTGAAACGCCATAAAGAGAAGTTTAGAGCAAGTTTTCCCACACAGAGCAGTCGCATTCtcttcacagcagcaacatcaAACTGACTCCTGTGCAGGCGAAACGTGCACGATCTGCAGGTCGAGCTCAGAATatgagaatgaaaataaaaagtctaCACAGCTACAGGCGCGTGCATGCATGATTAGGAAAGTGATGTCTGCGAAAAACAGACAAgtcacttaaaaaaacaactgaggCTCAGACTCTGGATGGAGTCCACGCGATATTagtcacaataataaaaataataataataatttaaaaacgAATACATTTAGGTTAATTTCTCCAATGCGGCGGTTTTCCACTGGAGGCATCTCTGGAAGCAGCTCAGAGTCAGAGCTGGTCCAGCAGGTCTGAATCTACAGCTCCACCCACACGTCACATATTTACTGCTGCCTTCTCCACAAGGGAGCGTCACTTTCAGCCGGGCCACAGCCCATGACACACTGGGGGAAATGACTCAGACACTTTGCATATCTTCACCTGACTTGTGGATGGAGAAGTCAGATTAATACATGGAAGTGTTAAATGTAGCCTGTGGTACAGAGACCTGAAGAATCTGCCACGAAACAAAGATCCCTGGATCTGTCCATTGTCCCTAATAATGATGTAGAATATTcatgttattatgttttttgtcCTATTTATTATTAGATACTTTTTGTAAATAAGTGCAGTGATTGAGTTAAATGTACACATATGAAAGATTTGCTGTtctgtaaattattattatttgtttttctttatttttcttgtgtgtgAGTTTTGTCTTTTACCCTTTTCAATATGTCTTGAATGTATAATTCCGGAAGaagatgtatgtgtttgtaaattATTGGTgtcttgtaaaaaaaagagactggCCGAATGCATTAGCATgacatggaaataaaataacataaaaataccaataaatattatatgtaatcttgttttttgtgtctaCATTATGTATCATGAGATGTGCACTCTTTAGATCACACCAACACAtggatctgccccaaattgcacacactcataaataccagttCCCCAAACACGTctgacttttttcatcaagaaccatgaCTTATTATTTgacaaatcaatacaaatttGCCAAACACccgatctcacaatgttaaagaaagtgaaaaaaaaaatcctattcCGTACCACATCCtgtcaccaagtttcatggtgatccgttcagtagtttttccaTAATCCAGATAATCGTCagacaaaggaaacaaacacataccCTTGGCAGAGGTTATAATGccttcatgtaaaaaaaaaaaaagaatgctaTATgactaaaaaagaaacatgaaggACAAGAGAGAAACTTTAGCAGCAACCTGGAACAACCCTGATTCCCTCGTGCATAGATAAGACAAAGCGACATCAATCAGCTCCTCATCTAAACTGCCACCGGGCACCAGTGAGCCGGCACTGACCACTTGAGTGAAAAACTGAACGCCCTCAGGCAGAGCTGTGAAGCTACTCGGTCACACTGCAGCTGCCACCCTCAGGCCTTCAGAGAGCATAGCTGGAGTAAAAGCACAGGCCTGCACAGATCTCCAGGGAGCCTAGAGGAGAGGGAAGGTCAAGAGGCACAGTCACGGAGTGGACAAACAAGCCGTGCATGGGAAAACAGCAGCCCAGCCTGCGGAATGACCACTTGTTGTGACACACAGCTCCATGTTTTTCACGAACATCAAGTGGGTGTTTTTTGGGGAACACAAATGTCTGCAGCTAATCCATCCAATCATCATAAAGATATCATCATGGACTAATCCTGCTGGTCTAGAGACAGACTGATTGTCCGTCACACCACCCATTGCACTAGATGGGCTCAAAAGCACACATGATATATTGGCAAACTAGGCTTTATATGGAGTCTGTGGCTGTGGGCAGTAGCACTTCTGTTTCCAGTCATGGTGAGTCTGCTCAGCTGTCAAAGCACATCCTCATTATTGGATTTATGGAAAATGTACAACCGCGACCAGCCCACCTGCTCCTCCTTATGAGAGGGCTACATCCACAGACATGCGGAGCCAACGTTAGGCCACAGCACACGGGagagatttcctttttttcttggCACAGAACATGAGTCTGTCAACGATAAGTGTGTTTCAGATGATGGTGCAAGGAATGAAATGTAGTTTTACATCGCTAATCATTCTTTATTTAATCGTATTTAAGATTCCAATCGATGATTCTACTCATGACTTATTAAGTTCTGAATTTACTGTCTCGGCTTGTGAAATGAAACAGTGACAGAGCTCCAACAAAAGGATTTTACCTTAAGAAACCACCAGAATTTGGACTGAAAACCAGACTAAAGGCAAAACAATCAAAAGCTGTGTTTGTGGGATGTACAGTGAATCTTGTTGAACGTCATCATGAGACTGCTATGTGACTGCAGGTGTTTCGTTGATTGCAAACAACTGATTgcaatcaaatatttattatgtttacTTTTAATGTGTCCGATTCACTGTGGACTTTCTTAAACTTCAGAAAGTCATAAAAAAGCACTACTCTatcttgttttgatttgatgttgAAACAagaattaaatatttaacaaaagtGTACCAGCCTGTTTCTGATGTTCTATTTGAAGTTTTGAAATCTATAAGAAGATATATCTGTGCCAGAAACTATGTCAGTGTATAGTTTGACATGATATTAACGGACTCTTATGGTCTAACTGGATTTGGTGTGGAACTATTCACCAGGTCAATTGCGAAGCAGCataaaaacaccaataaaaCAGATTTCAGTAAAACACTCCTGACAGTTTGTTTCAAGGTACCGTTTCTGAAAAGGGGCATCATCTCCTCATGGATTGACCTGCTTTGATActttcactgtattttatttttagaggaAGTCTCACTTTCTCAAACTGTCTCACAATGACAGAGATTTCAAATAACCCATATTTATCACAGCATGAAATGATTCCTGAAATTCAGTCTTggcttttcattttattgttggCACCCCAACATTTCAATGGCCCCATCTGGCCGTCCTGATGACAGGTTTCTGGGGGAGTCACAGTCCCTCTGCCACCTTAAGCGTTATTGTTGTCTCCATGTGTATTTGACAACGTCTATATTCTACACATCCTCATCTTCAGCTCCGCTCCACAGGCTTTTGACCTGTATCAAAATGCATGATGCTTCCTGtgaaaatgtactgtatatgtatagtCGGAAAAAAGATTTTTCATACGTGGTAATTTGTCAGACTATTTCATGCAAAGCTCTATCGTCTGTGTGTTGAGAGCAAAACCTATTTTGAgccatttttttgtttctgtgggATTTTAAAGGTATTTAACGATGGCTGAGGCGTTCAAGAAGTTGCCTACTACTCATCCTGTGAGTCCCACTTGTTATGGTGCTAACCcagatatttacacacacacacacacacacacacacacacacacacacacacacacacacacacacacacacacacacacacaaacacacacacacaaacacaaacacacacacacacacacacacacacacacacacacacacacacacacgtaaacacattctttccctctctctcccctcagacTCGAGGTACGGTAAGCTGCCATCTTATCAGTGTTCAGCAGAGCACCAGGAATTCAGTCGGCCACAAGTAATGTCGCGCTTTGATATCACTTCATACACTGTTCAAACTGTTCAAATGCTCAAATGTCTGAAAAGGTCAAACAGTCGCAGGTTTCCCATTCTGCTACTTGATTTATCTGTTATTGAAGCAAGGCAGACAATTGACCAGCATGTGTGCGAGACATAGACACACaatgcacatactgtataaacGACAACAActattcataataaataaatgatcaaataaagtTTGCGATGAAAAAAAcgtttttgtatttctacatttatttactttcagattgaataatttatttattcatttctatatccatatatttatttatttatatatttatcatttactatatttatttgtctatctatttatccatttttaaatttctgtatttatacatttaagtatttctgtgtccatatATATTAATTAGGTAGTCAGGATTCCAGGAGTCTGAAGCCAGATTGGTTATAGCAGTGTGATCATCAGAACTACAACTTCTGACAgattcactgttttttttatatttttctaactttgcttttggttttatttgtgaaaaatCTTTGGGCGTCTAATTATGGCATAAGCATGGACCGTTTTGAAGTGGTGTTAATCAGAGCTACTTTGCGTCAAAGTCTAACAATGCTCTGTCCTTTTGCTCTCAAGTTTCATTACAAACCAGCAGCGGCATTTTACGCCTCTCACCCTCTTTGCATTGGAAAGTGTTGATTTACACTTTGTAACTGGGCCTCAGAGAGCTCTCCATCAGACAAGGGGAAATGTGCTGGATTCAGTGCTTTGCAAATGGATCCATTTATGACACTCTGCCAATGCTTAATTAATGCCATCACAGAAAGACACATCTCCCCAGGTGGAGAATGGTGGAAAGAAGAGTGCCACTGGGGGCGGGTTTCATTTTTGACAGCCGACACTTCAAAAATATTATTGTCCTCAAAATTTCAGGCAATCTGTTGATTTACAGGAAAGTCaaatctttcttttgtcttgtgtCGATTGAGCCCAAATCGTATAACTTCCTCCACAATGATGGACGCTTTAATGACTTGGAAATGATTTGGACTTGGTGGTAAGGTATTTTTGGGATCCTGTAAGCTCTTGTATTGAGAAGATTGAGAAACGTCAAATAAGGACTCGACTGTTATGGCAGCTGTGGAATGCAAATTAAATTCTGATTGTCAGTTTGGATTGGGAGGTTATGAGATTATTCTGTTTGTCTAAGAGCCCTCGAGGCCATGGCACTGGACCTGACACAGACCAAAGTACTGGCATGCTCACAGGGGAGAGCCTGAATCTCTTGGAATGATGTGCTTGAAGAATTAGCAAAGAGCTGCACTGTTACACACATTCTCTAGGAAGTCAGAATACAAATATGATGATTACCAGCATAAATGTTGGGGACGAAATATGTCATGATATGAGGAACCAGAGAGAATACAGActgtactttaaaaaaatatttaaaaataactttgacTTTGTCAGACTATTTCTGGTGCTATGTTATGAAATAACAGACACTAACTGTGACCTAACATTTAAAGACCATTTATTGCAAATAGtttaataataacacacatATATGACAgtttttcattataaaattTCCAAAACAATATTTGGTTGAGTTGAAGTGCATGTCGGGGGTCGGTGTGGATGATGTGCCCTCGACATGGATTCTGAAATAGCATCACagtataaataatgtaaagatGCTGTATAATACTTCAACTAGTGATGACTGAAAGggcagaaatagaaaaagataTTCCTGAGCAACAGTaaaatgatgtcatcagaaaTCACAAATCTCTTGTTGTGGTGACTGATAAATTGTAAGAAAACTGACTTTATTTAAGGTAAAGGTCCCAAAACTTGATATTAAACAGGCCTGATGGCTAAAGACCAGGGCTAGAAATGATATGCTCCACCATTACTTTCTTAGGTGTGGACAGTCAGAAACACATAAGAGAGACACCATCAATTTAATATAAATCTGCACAAGTCTTTAgttttgttaatgttaaaaGTAGGAAATGGTTTTGGggaataataatttaatatgtttaagtattttgttgttttatgaatGATTTTTGTATCTTGCTGACATCAACATTACATGTACGACGATGTGAGGTCTTCTACATTTGAAGTTTTTCTCTTTCGTAACAGTTTTTGAAAATTGATGCCGTTCTTTCAAAACACTATCTTCTAGTGTTGCATGCCTGTATTTTTGAGACCAGGACgttttacatacatacacaaatacataccTAAGTATATATTTTCTCATAGATGGAGGCTTTAATATGCGCTGTGGAAAATTGCAAATTGAGTGAGGAATGTATTCTACTTTGAAGCCAGGATAACAATAGCTTTTTTCTATATGATCTACAGTTTATATTCATTTGAaattttcagagaataattctaTCTGACTGATGGGGGtcagacacatgaaaaaaatTGTGGAAAAGTCATATTTTGAGAATTACTGACACAGAAGTAATATGGTGAAAAGTAGCGTAATGTTTCACTACAAATTACAGACGATAATAAAGGATGTGCAATAAAAAATAACCCCCCATGTCCTCCAGCTAAAAGACTATAACAAATGATTATATTAGGtcacaaataaatgattcacGTGCTATAATGCTTTTGCTGTTTGAGCAGATAAGCTATTAGTCAAGATATAGAGATGGTCCCAGATGTGAGATGTAAAAGGAGGAGAAACGTTAGAGGCTAAAGTCAGATGAGAAGAAACGTAAACATAAtgtgacatatatatatatatatatatatacaatatataatgtGACTGCAGAGGTTAATTCAGTGGAAAACCACCCCCCTGGTGCAGCTCTATCCTCTCTGATACCAAAGGTGCACAGCTATGAGTTTTTCCATTACCGCAGCGCCGGCAGGTTCACAGGTGAAATAGACCTTGAGTTTGGTGCATGGAGATGTTGCAGTGACTCAGTTCACTCTGTAAGTTGCAGTTCAGGGACTGTTTGGGTGATTCACTGTAGCCTGAAACTTTCATCAGTGCTGGGAGAGAGCACAAGTTACTGCCCCTGCGAGCTTGTGATGCACAGTTTACCCTGCCACATACAAATGATGCATCTATACACCTGAACTGCAACAACAAATACGTTGAGggaatgtttttctgtgtaaatgATGTTGGACACTACATTTACTTACAGCTGCAGAGCCAACAGCAGGTGGAAGGGGTGGACGACAGGTGAACAAAACCCACAGCAGAGGTGGAGGTTTGCATCCATATTCCCCTCGGAGGTGCGGTTCAGTTCAGGCAACAACAACACTTTAAAGTTCAAGAAAACATTAGTAGTTTTGttgaaatgtgaataaatacatCAAGTCTGGAGTTACTGTGAACTTTTTTTCTGATTTACACCAGATCACAAACTTTCCCAaaaaagtgctgtgtgtgtaaaaacaaccATAAACAGGTTTAATAAGGCTTTAGTCACTACCATGGATACTATACTGCAAATAcctaaaacaaatgtgttcaCTGTGAAGATTGTTTCaccaaatatgtaaaataacaacTTGGTAACTCGGCGGTAACTCATTCATTTATATGTAAACTTCCCTCATTTGGACATCATTACTTTTTGACATTATCCACAAATTAAAttcatgacaaaacaaaatgataaaatccctggaaaagagaaaactcaGAGAATGTAAAAACTGAGACTGCAAAGCACGAATGAAGGTGAATCCAAAGAAAACTCAACAAGGTAAAAATGTGTTGTCaggcattttttaaaaacagttagCTAGTTAGTCTATCCTATACTCATAGCACTGCCATTTCCACAGCTGAGGCCTTGGGAGGACGATCAGTCTCAGTTAGTTGGACCTGAGGGGCCGAACATTGCTGAGGCAGGTCAGACGTTCAGAAATATGGCCGGGAGGGAACGACACGCAAAGATCTGAACACAAACAAGAGAGAACTTTAAGATGGATTACAGAGAAACAAGCTAAAGAAAGAGTCAAGTCGCTCCCATTGACCTGCTCATTCCCAATACAGGTGCttcatattcattattattgcCATTTTGTTCAAAGGTCAGGAGATAATTCAAGCCAAGCTAAAACTAACTGTGTCAGTGGAAAGTTTCTGCTCCTTTCTGCAAACATTCACATTAAGAAACACAATTTACATGGACCTTAATTTACTGCACATCCCGGAACGCTCAAGACTTTTTAATCTGCATTCTTGTTCTgttggcctctctctctctaacgcTGTGTAAATCTCACTTAATTACGAGCTACCGACGGAGTTTATACCGAGACAACTCTCCTGAGATCTGCTCTCTGAGTGTCCTCCAAAACACGAGGACCCCACAGCGCCTTTCTCACGCTACATGTGTGCTTTgttgagtgtgtgcgtgtgtgtttgtgtggagagaTGAAATAAACAGTGATCCCCCCCAAAATCCTGTTGaacgtacacacgtacacacgtacacacacactcttatcaTCTTGGCCTCTAGTCAGTATTGTGTAAATCTCACTTGATGGACTATGGGCCcaattgtgagtgtgtgtgtgcgtgtgtgtttgtgtgtgtgtgtgtgagagagagagagagagagagagagagagagagagagagagagagcttatTTCTGACTAAATGAACAACTGGGGGATACTCATCCAAATTCTTTCAGGCATAATCTCCTATTTACATCCGGTACACTTCTTTTTGATGATTTAATCACTTCCTCTCTAATTAGAATCCATGCCTCCTACAAACACAGTCATGTTGCCGTGGGTCACTTTCTACTCAGCTCAGAAATTAATTCCTCAAAGACCCTCAGGCTTccaaatgtttctgtcatttgacaCTGTTCACTTAATGTGAGCCTAACATCATCCTTCTTCTGggaaagtttttctttctgccctCCACATTAAAAAAGCTGCTCACACTCTCGTTGTCCCtgataaatggtaaatgatGTTTGCCACATTCGAGTGCACCAgtatgaaaagtaaataaacttTTGTCCACCACTGCTGAACTGGCCCTCAGTTTAAATGTCAGCTTTGCAACAAGAAAGTTGTAATTAAAGTTTCTCTCCGTCTGACATCTTTCTCTGACATTTTGAACATCTTTCTGTGCAAAGAAATTCTTACAATCCATGTATACACTTTGCATTGTATATATTAgttcacatttttatatatttccatGTATTTATATGGATTTTCACTGATATTTACTTACTTCGCTTCTGTAACAAAGGACAGTTCTTATCTCATGTTATCTAACGCTTGTCAGTTACACTGCTTCTAAAATGTAGCTGCAGTAGCGgtttgacaataaaaaacattactgTGATGGAGCATCTTTCTCTCAGGGTTATGGACTCTTTCATCTGCTGATGCTTAGTTTTCACTTCTCTCCATCCCGTCTCCAGTTTTACTCCAACTGGAGACGGGATGGCCTTGTCACTCTGCGCCCCTGCTCATTCTCCTGCCTGCTGGCCAGTCACTTATTTAACCAAACCACAATCTTTTCCAAACCTACGCCGACGAGTTTTTGTTGCCAAAATGTAACCACACAGGAGAGCGCTGATGTGCTTTTTACAGACATGGCTGATAGGGTAGGTAGACCTCATTAAAacactgctcctctcctcctggaaAGTGTGGAAATTAAATTCAAACTCCTTTGTCATGCATAATTGCAGACCTCCATAAAAGGTCAAAGGGTTgccatgaaacaaaaaaaagaagccgTGAAAAGAGATGAattcttgtttattttgcaAATATCCTCTAAAATGTCCTTGATTAAATGATTGGTACCCTTCACTCCTTTAATTAGCATTCAGCATATTCATTGAAATGCAGTCGTCTTTGTGATGTTTTGAATTATTGTGTGCACCTCACTGAACACGGATAAGAGAAAGATAAGAGGAGACATTGTTTCAGGAGACGAGGAAGACGATTGTTGAGTCAAGAGTAAAGGTAAAGACCAGCTACACCTTATGGTTCTATAGTTGGACGTATCTTTCGTGATGACCCAGCAGGGGTTCAATGGCATTCCAGGTTTTTAATCATCAGACACCCTCACTCTGGCAACCCAGCCGGGATCTACCAGTACCAAATTAGTGTCCAACTGGTGCACTAATCCATGGAGACCCCATCTGGATCCACAGCCATCATCCGGCTCTTCAGCTGCCTCCAGGATGTTCTTGCTTGCTACTCATAGTGGGTTCTCCACCAATTGTTCCAGCTCTCTATAACAAGATCTGCATAAGTAAGTAGCCCTTCTGTCGCCCCCTGAGCTTCTTCTCTGGGTGGAAGAGGCTAAGGGCCAAATATTCCCAGACAACCCAGGGAACTGTAGGTTCCAGTAAGGCCACTTCATTTATAGATGTTAACAGCATGTCTGGGCAGACCAggtgaaatgttttatcataACTTGAGCTCCTGGGTCAACTCGGAGCAGTCAGTCCTGTCAGTCGAAAGAAGCCTTCCTTGGAAGATAAGCTGAGGTTGTTTCCTCTTCCCAGCTACAAGCCAATCTCCAAACAGCAATAGACAACATCCCAGGATGTGGGTGTAGAAGGAAAATTCACCCCAGATTCAACTGAGGATAAAGAACCAAGACTCATGTCAAAACAGGCTGACCCCAACTCCAACGTACAACACTGTCCAGTTAGCCCATTTATCATGTTTTAAAGGTAAATAAGCTCCGTGGTTAAAGACCCAGGAAGAGCCACACTTTTGAAAGAGAAGGATAAAAATATCCAAGCAGAAATTGCTTAGCGGTATTGCCTCTGGGAGAATCTCCTTTGGACAGATGGAACAATATTAGAGCTTTTTGGTGAAAAGAATTTAGCTTTCAATGAAAAGAGGAGGCTCGGTTACATGCTGTTTCTGTCACCGGGTCTTCAATCTATGAAGTTGCCACCACCACAGTGTAATTTGCAGATTATTGGTATTTGAATGTAATTTCCTGGCAGACATGGTTGGATAATGCAAAGGGAAAATTGACGGAGAAACCAAAGACCCAAATGTATGTGAAAAGTTGATTTCTCCTGTGACATTGGAAAAACAATACATTACTGAATAAGAAGAATTGTTCACTTAAGACTTTTACATATTGTCGCTAATCATTGCTGATCATCTGCAATCAGGCAGGAATCAGTGTGAAGCTGGGGGGGAAATGTTTTGCCTCTGTGCCTCTCAGTTGATCTGTCTGACAGATGATCGACACtgatttacatttaacatttaaaatctgcaCTTGTCCATTGTTACAGGTCTGGTTGCtatgaaaacagcagcttgacATTTCGCACATTATTTTGGACAGTTTTGTTATTCAGGGTAACGTGTTCCtcttgaaaacatatttttgctGTCTGGGACACGACAGAGCTTCTGTATTTTCTAGAATTTTAAACTCTAATTGAGGCAGATTCCCTGCCAACAATTGTACGCTGGCTCCCAGTGACACTTTTGCTACAGCAGCCAGCTTCAGTAATAGGAACCAAACCCCCTGATCCCCTTGAGGGTCCTCAAACTGATTTAGTCTGTAACAGGACTGCAAGAAAAATATCAGCATGGTAAAAGAGTAGCTGAGCAGCTGAGCTGGAGGTGTGTAGTGTGGTCAGTGTGATGGCATGAGCGTCAAACAGCACCGCAGACTGTGTGTTAGGAACTTGACTGTAACAAGCGTTGAGGCACAACAAACAGAGGTGACAGAGTACATGGGGGGGGAACAATGTCCAACAATAGGGGAAAGGTTTTCATAGAACACATTCACTTGAATCAGAAATATGGGAAATATATGTTTCTAAATGTTGTGCCTTTGTTGTCAAAGTGGCGATGGTGTTTTATGAATTTCTTCTGGCTGCATTATTGCCAAAAATGATACATTAATATCATATGTAAGTATGGGTCTTTGTGATCATGTGCACAGAGCAAAAACAAGTGCTAAGTGTTGTTCCTCTTTAAAATGCGTTCGCTATTCAACGTCAAGGCAGAATATTTCCATCAGTCCCCACCAGAGGGATTTGAATGTTGTTGTGAGAATAAAGGTGAGAACCCAGGACAGCTCCAGAATTGCTTAGGGTGACTTAGAGCGTTTTCAGATTTGAATGTCTGGACCAAGGTTCGTGTCTTTATGTTACTTTGTTTACATTCGATCTGTAAGTTTTGCTTTCACGTTTTAATTCAGAGAGCCGACTAAAGACTTTTGTACATCTTGTCTTGCATCATGTGATCTATCTATACCTGAAGTTGATTGGTTTATAGACGGGCATGCACCTCATGTTGCCGTGTTGTCAAATTGACGATTTGCATTTTTTCCATTTGCAAGCCCTTAgggactttgtgtttttatcctgG
Protein-coding regions in this window:
- the adra1d gene encoding alpha-1D adrenergic receptor, which produces MRLLCVGKLALNFSLWRFNMSDSNPRNESNYGIYFAEASNGSILVFPNDSISTCRNFTLDSRAVGVGIFLSAFILVAIIGNILVILSVVCNKHLQTVTNFFIVNLAMADLLLSIIVLPFSASLEVLGCWVFGRVFCNIWAAVDVLCCTASILSLCVISIDRYIGVKHCLKYPSIMTERKAVAVLVLLWVSSTVISVGPLLGWKEPPPVDDSICMITEEPGYALFSSLFSFYLPLLVILIMYFRVYVVARRTTKSLEAGVKRERNKSIEVVLRIHCRSALEDARPSSSKSSKNHPFRSSLSVRLMKFSREKKAAKTLAIVVGMFILCWLPFFFFLPMGSFFPALKPSETVFKVIFWLGYFNSCINPMIYPCSSKEFKRAFIRLLRCQCHQRRRVLRRFYDQRWRTAVRGMARDQGADYKPSYIVHEPCGSSLLHRGKGRSLGIKRWSLFPPLQKSSFQLKEKVNNLSNKIKGGAGKGTTPAVGLPRIDIVDTVSMGIYNSCEQSSYQFYDLADCYGLKETDI